A section of the Oryza sativa Japonica Group chromosome 1, ASM3414082v1 genome encodes:
- the LOC4327132 gene encoding protein THYLAKOID RHODANESE-LIKE, chloroplastic-like, translating into MAIASGAAFSVRPSPAAARPCVAASASAAGAARFRGDGSGGGGGGGGGGKWWAPLLGWSGQPDYIDAQPAAREEARPNPMAAAEQRGGGGKRFGVLTEEKARQLRARMMETESFHDCMYHSAIASRLASAAPADDGKH; encoded by the coding sequence ATGGCGATTGCATCGGGGGCGGCTTTCTCGGTGAggccttcgccggcggcggcgaggccgtgcGTCGCGGCGTCCGcgtcggccgccggcgcggcgaggttccgcggcgacgggagcggtggcggaggcggaggcggaggcggcgggaagTGGTGGGCGCCGCTGCTGGGGTGGTCGGGGCAGCCCGACTACATCGACGcgcagccggcggcgcgggaggaggcgcggccgaatccgatggcggcggcggagcagcgtggcggcggcgggaagaggTTCGGCGTGCTGACGGAGGAGAAGGCGCGGCAGCTGCGCGCACGGATGATGGAGACGGAGAGCTTCCACGACTGCATGTACCACTCCGCCATCGCCtcccgcctcgcctccgccgcccccgccgacgacggcaagcactga